The following DNA comes from Microbacterium wangchenii.
GGCGAAGACCCCCACCCGCTCCCCGTCGAAGACGAACTGCAGCGCCGTGCCGACGGGGAAGCGGTCCCGCAGACTCTCCGGCATCTGGCCGTCGACCGTCAGGGCGACGGCGGCGGGGAAGGGCCCCGCACCGCACCCCGAGTGCACCCACGTGAATCCGGTCTCGGGCTGCTTCGCCAGGTCCTCGGTCGGGATCAGCAGCAAGCACGCGCTGTCGCCGCCGGGCTGGTAAGCGCCCCGTGACGAGGCGATCGCGGTGACCCCGAGGAAGTCCGCGAAGCCCTGGGCATCGTCGGTCGGCGGGCCGAAGAGGCCCTCGGGCCACTCGAATCCCGGATCCGGCTGCAGGGTCGTGACCTGGCTCGCGCCGGCACCGGCGTCACGGGAGACCAGTGGCATCGCCAGCGAGGTCGCGGCGGCACCCGCCGACAGCGCCGCGACCACCGAGACCGGCCACAGCACCGCCGCCCAGCGCGGCCGGGCGCGTCGCGCCGGCGGAGACGCGGGAGGTGCGGATGCGGTGGCTTCGGGGAAGAGCTCCGTCTCCGGCGCGGCCACCGCCTCCGCGGGGGCCACCCGTTCCACCTCCGTGTTCGCGGCGCGTGCCGGCGGGCCCGCGTCGCGCTGGCGCGCGGCGGCTTCGAGCTCTTCCAGGCGCGCCACGGCGACCGCATCGGCGTGGATGTCGGGCGACGGCCCGTAGGCGCGGGCACGCAGCGTCCGCAGTTCCTCCTCGTGTTCCCCCTGCATGAGACCCGCCCCCTTCGCCCGGTCTGCCAGAACCCCCGCATCGCCGGCGCGCAAGTCCCTCTGCCTGCCCGCCGCCTCGTCCTACCGTCGAGGATATGAGCGACGTGACCATCTTCGCCCCCTCCCCCCTCCTCACCGTCACGGTCGAGCAGGTCGAGGGCAGCGACGAGATCCACATCCACGCCGGCGGGCAGGGCGTGTGGCAGGCGCGGATGCTGCGCAGTCTGGGCATCGACGTGACGGTGTGCTGCGCACTGACCGGCGAGATCGGCTCCGTGCTGCGCGATCGCATCGCGCACGAGGGCGTGACCGTGTCCGCCGTCGAACGGGCCGGTCGCGGCGCGGCCTACGTCCACGACCGTCGTGGCGGCGAGCGCGAGGAGATCGCCGAGCAGGAGGGTGATCCCCTCAACCGGCACGACCTGGACGAGCTGTACAGCCTCACGCTGCGGGACGGCCTCGAGGCGGGGCTGGTGGTGCTCAGCGGCCCCGCCGGCGAGGGCACGCTTCCCGCCGATCTCTACCGGCGCCTGGCATCCGACCTTCGCCAGGCCGGAGCGCGTGTCGTGGTGGATCTGGCCGGGGAGCGTCTCGCCGCCGCGTTGGAGGGTGGCGTGGATGTGCTCAAGGTCAGCCACGAGGAGGTCATCGACGACGGGCTCGCGGAAGACGCATCCGTCGAGCGATTGCTTCCCGCCATGCACGAGCTGCGCTCGCGGGGCGCCGGTGCGGTCATCGTGACCCGCGCGAGCGACCCGCTGCTGTTCCTCGACGACGACGGCGCGCTCCAGGTGGCCTCACCGGATGTCGTGGCCGCAGACTCCCGCGGGGCGGGCGACTCGCTCACCGCCGGCGTCGTCGCGGGCCTGGCACGA
Coding sequences within:
- a CDS encoding 1-phosphofructokinase family hexose kinase produces the protein MSDVTIFAPSPLLTVTVEQVEGSDEIHIHAGGQGVWQARMLRSLGIDVTVCCALTGEIGSVLRDRIAHEGVTVSAVERAGRGAAYVHDRRGGEREEIAEQEGDPLNRHDLDELYSLTLRDGLEAGLVVLSGPAGEGTLPADLYRRLASDLRQAGARVVVDLAGERLAAALEGGVDVLKVSHEEVIDDGLAEDASVERLLPAMHELRSRGAGAVIVTRASDPLLFLDDDGALQVASPDVVAADSRGAGDSLTAGVVAGLARGESLRDALTLGAAAGALNATHHGLGTGEGGAIERLREAVTVGEIPRGAPSDTPTAGRVSPDGLAALAEPPTDTDEKDPA